One Candidatus Aminicenantes bacterium DNA segment encodes these proteins:
- a CDS encoding PHP domain-containing protein, with translation MKIAADLHLHSTLSPCSSLEMSPAAIVRRARELRLDAIAVTDHNSVENGFTAAELGEKNGVKVFFGMEAQTREDVHILCLFQERRPAESFNERVYELLPDVKNDPDFFGDQVVVDGGDNIVRHEPRLLLNALDASIPELLDLVRRYQGFAIPAHVESAPFGLLVNLGLVPGELAGSLLEISYAARSEAVLRMYPDLAGFRLISNSDAHFLKDIGRAYTVYDAVDRSLPALIEAARRGAFRIQYPHG, from the coding sequence ATGAAAATAGCAGCCGACCTTCACCTGCACTCCACCCTATCCCCCTGTTCGTCGCTGGAAATGTCCCCGGCCGCCATCGTCCGCCGCGCCCGCGAGCTGCGCCTGGATGCGATCGCCGTCACCGACCACAACAGCGTCGAAAACGGTTTCACGGCGGCGGAACTCGGTGAAAAAAACGGGGTGAAGGTCTTCTTCGGCATGGAGGCGCAGACCCGGGAGGACGTCCACATCCTGTGCCTCTTTCAGGAACGCCGCCCGGCCGAGAGTTTCAACGAGCGCGTGTACGAGCTGCTCCCCGACGTGAAGAACGACCCCGACTTTTTCGGCGACCAGGTGGTCGTCGACGGCGGGGACAATATCGTCCGCCACGAGCCGAGGCTGCTGCTCAACGCCCTGGATGCATCCATCCCGGAGCTGCTCGACCTGGTACGCCGCTATCAGGGCTTCGCCATCCCCGCCCATGTCGAGAGCGCTCCCTTCGGGCTGCTGGTCAACCTGGGGCTGGTCCCGGGCGAACTGGCCGGTTCGCTGCTGGAGATCTCCTACGCGGCCCGGAGCGAGGCGGTGCTGCGCATGTACCCGGACCTGGCCGGTTTCCGTCTGATCAGCAATTCCGACGCCCACTTCCTCAAGGATATCGGCCGCGCCTACACCGTTTATGACGCCGTCGACCGTTCCCTGCCCGCCCTGATCGAAGCCGCCCGGCGCGGCGCCTTCCGCATCCAGTATCCCCATGGTTGA